A part of Patescibacteria group bacterium genomic DNA contains:
- a CDS encoding DMT family transporter: protein MAISKERQGEASILSGTMLWSFFPIITALSLRAIPPLVSLGISTFFSAVFFALALTLKRRWPELKRREAFGDILWASIILGVVYYLFYYFGLRYTTPGNAAIIALTEVFFSFVFFHLWHKHYIPRTHIFGAFLVLAGALIVLYPNFHKPQIGDFLVLIAAFIAPLGNFFQQRARKSVSSQSILFIRAMVSFPIILTLAVFFNSNFYSSGIKSVIFYLLLNGFILLGFSKILWIEGIHRISVTKATALSSTSPLLTLFFVWLILHDAPTGFQLLSIIPMCAGVILLGINKKSGAATAN from the coding sequence ATGGCTATCAGTAAAGAAAGACAAGGGGAAGCGTCAATATTGTCCGGCACCATGCTCTGGAGTTTTTTTCCTATCATCACCGCGTTATCCTTAAGAGCAATTCCTCCGCTGGTGTCGTTAGGTATTAGTACTTTCTTCTCCGCGGTTTTTTTCGCTTTGGCTTTAACTCTTAAAAGGAGATGGCCGGAATTAAAAAGACGGGAAGCGTTCGGCGATATCTTATGGGCCTCAATAATCTTGGGGGTGGTTTATTATCTTTTTTATTATTTCGGCCTCCGCTACACTACTCCAGGCAACGCGGCCATTATCGCTTTGACTGAAGTATTTTTTAGTTTTGTTTTTTTCCATTTATGGCACAAGCATTATATTCCCAGGACGCATATTTTCGGCGCTTTCTTGGTTTTGGCTGGAGCCTTGATTGTTTTATATCCAAATTTTCATAAGCCGCAAATCGGTGATTTTCTGGTTTTAATCGCCGCCTTTATAGCGCCGCTAGGGAATTTTTTCCAGCAGAGAGCCAGGAAGAGCGTTAGCAGCCAATCAATTCTTTTTATCCGGGCTATGGTTAGTTTTCCTATTATTTTAACTTTAGCCGTTTTTTTTAACTCCAATTTTTATTCATCCGGCATAAAGAGCGTCATATTTTATTTATTGTTAAATGGGTTTATTCTTCTCGGCTTTTCAAAGATTTTATGGATTGAAGGAATCCACCGTATTAGCGTAACTAAAGCAACGGCCTTATCCAGCACTTCGCCTCTTCTGACCCTGTTTTTCGTCTGGCTGATTCTTCATGATGCTCCTACCGGTTTTCAGTTATTATCAATCATTCCAATGTGCGCCGGGGTAATTTTATTAGGAATTAATAAGAAATCTGGGGCGGCAACGGCAAACTAA
- a CDS encoding SIMPL domain-containing protein (The SIMPL domain is named for its presence in mouse protein SIMPL (signalling molecule that associates with mouse pelle-like kinase). Bacterial member BP26, from Brucella, was shown to assemble into a channel-like structure, while YggE from E. coli has been associated with resistance to oxidative stress.), whose amino-acid sequence MLNSSSESWLKSKRPLVLLGVLVVGAIVVVSILRDYITNPDQNQVAVIGQGKVYYQPDIANITLGVQVDKVKKAEDALNQLNGSINKIIEAVKKAGVKAEDIQTQNYSLNPQYDTVNGISTVTGYSANQQLVIKVKNFKSGSDQVSKAISEASKAGANQVAGISFDSSRLEDLKQEARIIAIADARAKAGSIAEAAGVRLGKVIGWWENIIQAPNTSQYASQDYGKGGMGGGEVSAPSVPSGTQEIIIEINLNYKVR is encoded by the coding sequence ATGCTTAACTCATCAAGCGAAAGCTGGTTAAAATCAAAACGCCCCCTAGTCCTTTTAGGGGTATTGGTGGTGGGCGCAATCGTGGTTGTATCGATTTTACGCGACTATATTACGAATCCGGACCAAAACCAGGTAGCGGTGATCGGCCAAGGGAAAGTTTACTACCAGCCGGACATCGCGAATATTACTTTGGGCGTCCAGGTTGATAAGGTAAAAAAGGCCGAAGACGCTTTAAATCAGCTGAACGGATCAATTAATAAGATTATTGAAGCCGTCAAGAAAGCCGGCGTCAAAGCCGAAGATATCCAGACCCAGAATTATTCATTAAATCCCCAGTATGATACAGTCAACGGCATTTCGACGGTTACCGGCTATAGTGCTAACCAGCAGTTAGTAATTAAGGTGAAAAATTTCAAATCCGGATCGGATCAGGTTTCCAAAGCAATTTCCGAAGCTTCCAAAGCCGGAGCAAATCAGGTAGCCGGGATAAGTTTTGACTCTTCAAGGCTGGAGGATTTGAAGCAGGAAGCCAGGATTATAGCTATTGCGGATGCCCGCGCCAAGGCTGGCAGTATCGCGGAAGCGGCCGGAGTAAGGCTGGGCAAGGTAATCGGCTGGTGGGAAAATATCATACAGGCGCCTAACACAAGCCAGTATGCCAGTCAGGATTATGGGAAAGGCGGAATGGGCGGCGGCGAAGTTTCCGCACCGTCAGTACCGTCCGGCACCCAGGAAATTATAATTGAAATTAATTTGAATTATAAAGTGCGATAG
- a CDS encoding ABC transporter permease, with translation MKKIYILWLRQIKRYTRSKSRIIGSLAQPLLFLLALGYGFGAVFQKAGAGNYIEFLAPGIIGMSIIFTSIFSGMEIIWDRQFGFLKETLVAPMPRVNIMIGRTLGGATVATIQGIIVFLISMLAGFRPVSWSLVPMAILVMALVALLFTALGTAIASFLEDMQGFQLIINFLVMPLFFLSGALFPLQGLPKAIDIVAKLDPLTYGIDALRGFLIGTSHFSLALDLTVLSLVTMFFLLLGSYFFSKIQV, from the coding sequence ATGAAAAAAATATACATACTCTGGTTACGCCAAATTAAAAGATATACGCGGTCAAAGTCGCGGATTATCGGCTCCTTAGCCCAGCCTCTGCTTTTTCTTTTGGCTTTGGGCTATGGCTTTGGGGCGGTATTTCAAAAGGCCGGAGCCGGGAACTATATTGAATTTTTAGCGCCCGGAATTATCGGCATGTCGATAATTTTCACTTCGATTTTTTCCGGAATGGAAATTATCTGGGACCGGCAGTTTGGTTTTTTAAAAGAAACTTTAGTCGCGCCTATGCCGCGGGTCAATATTATGATCGGACGGACTTTAGGCGGAGCCACAGTGGCAACTATTCAGGGGATTATAGTGTTTTTAATTTCCATGCTGGCTGGCTTCCGGCCGGTTAGCTGGAGCTTGGTGCCTATGGCAATACTTGTTATGGCGCTCGTGGCTTTACTTTTTACTGCCCTGGGAACGGCTATCGCGTCGTTTCTGGAAGACATGCAGGGCTTCCAGCTGATTATTAACTTCCTGGTTATGCCTTTATTCTTCTTGTCCGGCGCCCTGTTTCCCTTGCAAGGCCTGCCTAAAGCCATTGATATTGTCGCTAAGCTTGATCCCTTAACTTACGGCATCGACGCCCTGCGCGGCTTTTTAATCGGCACTTCGCATTTCAGCCTGGCTTTAGATTTAACCGTATTGTCGCTAGTAACTATGTTTTTTCTTCTCTTAGGCAGTTATTTCTTTTCTAAGATTCAGGTCTAA
- a CDS encoding ATP-binding cassette domain-containing protein, translating to MIKVENLTKKFDDFTAVDNISFSVKEGEVFAFLGPNGAGKSTTIKMLTTLLNPTKGEMDVAGFNVAKDSSNVRRNIGIIFQDPSLDDELTAFENLEFHGILYDVPKIERRKKIDELLKFVELDDRRNSFVKEFSGGMKRRLEIARGLLHHPKIIFLDEPTLGLDPQTRNHMWNYLKELNKKEKTTVFFTTHYMEEAEKMAERIAIIDHGKIIATGTADDLKKQTKTESLEEAFLALTGKIIREEESTSMDKLRMGRRMWTRKR from the coding sequence ATGATAAAAGTAGAAAATTTAACCAAAAAATTTGACGATTTTACGGCTGTCGATAATATTTCCTTTTCAGTCAAAGAGGGGGAAGTGTTCGCCTTTTTAGGCCCGAACGGCGCCGGCAAATCAACGACCATCAAGATGCTTACGACGCTTTTAAATCCCACTAAAGGGGAAATGGATGTGGCGGGATTTAACGTGGCCAAGGACTCAAGTAATGTCCGAAGGAATATTGGTATTATTTTTCAGGACCCAAGCCTGGACGACGAGCTGACGGCTTTTGAAAATCTTGAATTCCACGGAATTCTTTACGACGTGCCGAAGATTGAAAGGCGGAAAAAAATTGACGAGCTTTTGAAATTCGTAGAACTGGACGATCGGCGCAACAGTTTTGTTAAGGAGTTCTCCGGCGGAATGAAAAGGCGCCTGGAAATCGCCCGCGGGCTTCTGCACCACCCGAAAATTATATTTTTAGACGAGCCGACCTTAGGCCTGGATCCGCAAACCCGGAATCACATGTGGAACTATCTGAAAGAACTGAATAAAAAAGAGAAAACCACCGTGTTTTTTACTACCCACTACATGGAAGAAGCGGAAAAGATGGCGGAGCGGATCGCGATTATCGACCACGGGAAAATTATCGCCACTGGAACGGCTGATGATTTAAAGAAACAAACCAAGACCGAATCTTTGGAAGAGGCATTTTTAGCTTTGACCGGGAAAATAATCCGCGAAGAAGAAAGCACCTCTATGGATAAATTGAGGATGGGGAGGCGCATGTGGACGAGAAAGCGATAA
- a CDS encoding biotin/lipoyl-binding protein, translated as MKIKIPAIIKQHKIITAIIVIVIGGGGYYYFGSNKSSAAPPAYVIGKVEKGAIITSVSGTGQVTATNQLDLKPQISAKILTVNVKAGQNVKTGDVLATLDSKDLQKSLKDAKASYDSAVASYNLKMAGPTSQDAAVALKSVQSAKLSYDQSQTNLANAKTTADQNLAKTQSSLTKAQADYDNAVATQGITGVSKNSDLDNAYVDAKTTINSVYSAVRSSLVLMDGILGMNDYNNISNTYKNSLGAVNPQTLVTAQNSYEAARNSFNKFQADYNVNANNWTDSQIEALLSDSTAVLQNARKMDQDVYTVLINSVISADLPEATLTSLKTSVTSQESSATSNISAAQTALQSIASAKLSQTSSDISQSGSVGSAKTALDTAKSNLTQAQSDNAKNIQSAQADVATKKLSYESQKASYDLKMAAPRPVDIASYKIQITQARNGYQTALENLKEATITSPIDGVVAKVYQNPGDLSSLSQSTPLVTIVTNKQMATVSLNEVDAAKVKTGQKATLTFNAIDGLEITGSVVEVDGVGTVTSGVVNYSVQIALDTQDARIKPEMSVSASITTDQKLDALLVPNTAIKTDTNGLSYVEILKGATEVSGSSGITTSDTPEIKYVQAGLSNDANTEITEGLSEGDLIITKTITGTAAKTTTSGQQSGFGILGGGGSNVRMTR; from the coding sequence ATGAAAATCAAAATTCCGGCAATTATAAAACAGCATAAAATTATCACGGCCATAATCGTTATAGTAATAGGCGGCGGAGGATATTATTATTTCGGTTCCAATAAATCGTCAGCCGCCCCGCCGGCTTATGTTATCGGCAAAGTGGAAAAGGGCGCGATAATAACTTCGGTTTCCGGCACTGGCCAGGTGACGGCCACTAACCAGCTTGATTTAAAGCCCCAGATTTCCGCGAAAATTCTTACTGTCAACGTCAAAGCCGGCCAAAACGTTAAGACTGGCGATGTCTTGGCTACGCTGGATTCCAAGGACTTGCAGAAGTCGTTAAAAGACGCCAAAGCCTCCTACGATTCCGCGGTGGCGAGCTATAATCTTAAAATGGCCGGGCCGACTTCGCAGGACGCGGCCGTAGCCCTAAAATCCGTCCAGTCGGCCAAACTGTCTTATGACCAATCGCAAACTAATTTAGCTAATGCGAAAACTACGGCTGACCAAAATTTAGCCAAAACCCAGTCGAGCCTAACTAAAGCGCAGGCGGATTATGATAATGCCGTCGCCACTCAAGGCATAACCGGCGTATCAAAGAACTCTGACTTGGATAATGCTTATGTCGACGCGAAAACCACGATTAATTCCGTTTATTCCGCGGTTCGTTCATCTTTAGTTCTGATGGACGGCATTCTTGGGATGAATGATTATAACAATATTTCCAATACCTATAAAAATTCGCTCGGAGCGGTAAATCCCCAAACCTTGGTTACTGCCCAGAATTCTTACGAGGCCGCCCGCAATTCTTTCAATAAATTTCAAGCCGATTATAATGTTAACGCCAACAATTGGACAGACAGCCAGATTGAAGCGCTTTTATCCGATTCTACGGCGGTTTTGCAAAATGCCAGAAAAATGGATCAGGACGTTTATACGGTTTTAATAAATTCGGTAATTTCCGCCGATCTGCCGGAAGCGACGCTTACCAGTCTAAAAACTTCCGTCACTTCGCAGGAGAGCTCCGCTACATCCAATATTTCCGCCGCCCAGACAGCCTTGCAAAGTATTGCCTCGGCCAAATTAAGCCAGACATCTTCCGATATTTCCCAGTCTGGAAGCGTTGGTAGCGCTAAAACCGCTTTGGATACGGCCAAGAGCAATTTAACCCAGGCCCAGTCAGACAATGCCAAAAATATCCAGTCTGCCCAGGCGGACGTCGCTACCAAAAAACTTTCTTACGAAAGCCAAAAGGCTTCGTATGATTTAAAAATGGCCGCTCCCCGGCCGGTAGATATCGCGAGCTATAAAATCCAGATTACCCAGGCGCGAAACGGCTATCAAACGGCTTTGGAAAATTTAAAAGAAGCGACGATTACTTCGCCGATTGACGGCGTGGTGGCCAAGGTTTACCAAAACCCGGGCGACCTGTCCTCGTTATCCCAATCCACCCCTTTAGTGACTATAGTGACCAATAAGCAAATGGCCACAGTTTCATTAAACGAGGTGGATGCGGCCAAAGTTAAGACTGGCCAAAAAGCTACCTTAACCTTTAATGCCATCGACGGGCTGGAGATTACCGGAAGCGTAGTGGAAGTTGACGGGGTGGGGACCGTAACTTCGGGAGTGGTTAATTATTCAGTCCAAATTGCCCTGGATACCCAGGACGCGCGGATCAAGCCGGAGATGAGCGTTTCGGCCTCCATAACCACTGACCAAAAATTGGACGCTTTATTAGTGCCGAACACGGCAATTAAAACCGACACGAACGGATTAAGCTACGTGGAAATTTTAAAAGGTGCGACAGAAGTTTCCGGGAGCAGTGGAATTACAACAAGCGACACGCCGGAAATAAAATACGTTCAGGCCGGCTTATCGAATGATGCTAATACGGAAATTACCGAAGGGCTTTCGGAAGGGGATTTAATTATTACCAAAACTATTACCGGTACGGCGGCTAAAACTACCACTTCCGGCCAGCAGAGCGGATTCGGAATATTGGGCGGAGGCGGCAGCAATGTTCGGATGACGAGATAA
- a CDS encoding ABC transporter permease, translating to MLVNDLFQETFFAIRANKARSGLTILGIIIGIGSVIAMVAIGQGAQKSIEASIESIGSNLLIVMPGFQRSVGGGGVSAGRGSATTLTTEDAEAIKTEVTGVKAVEPEVTGRYQITAKGTNTNTQVVGTVAEYPAVRNLEIDQGQFFTETDLRSNSKVAILGPTARDDLFGTGADALGKTVAIKQVNFKVIGVSKSKGGSGFGSQDDMIFVPLTTAKGYLSGSEYISTIYIQSQDQSGLTAVQNQVNDLLLQRHKISNAANADFQILNQADIVATASSVTGTFTMLLAAIAGISLIVGGIGIMNMMLTNVTERTREIGLRKAIGAKRNDISNQFLAEAIMLTFIGGAFGIILGWLLAAIVSKFASIATSISLSSVLLAFGVSAAIGIIFGYYPARRAAKLNPIEALRYE from the coding sequence ATGCTAGTAAATGATTTATTCCAGGAGACATTTTTCGCTATCCGCGCCAACAAAGCCCGGTCAGGCTTAACGATTTTAGGGATAATTATCGGCATTGGTTCGGTAATCGCCATGGTCGCGATCGGCCAGGGGGCCCAGAAATCGATTGAAGCCAGCATAGAATCCATCGGCTCCAATCTTTTAATCGTTATGCCGGGCTTCCAGCGTTCTGTCGGCGGCGGCGGGGTATCGGCCGGCCGGGGTTCGGCCACTACCCTAACTACCGAAGACGCGGAGGCCATCAAGACTGAAGTTACCGGCGTCAAAGCCGTTGAGCCGGAAGTGACTGGCCGCTATCAGATAACCGCCAAGGGCACTAACACCAATACCCAGGTGGTGGGCACTGTAGCTGAATATCCGGCGGTCAGGAATCTCGAGATAGACCAGGGACAATTTTTTACCGAAACTGACTTAAGGTCTAATAGCAAAGTGGCGATTTTAGGACCGACAGCGAGAGACGACTTATTCGGCACCGGAGCTGACGCCCTTGGCAAAACTGTTGCCATTAAACAAGTTAATTTTAAAGTTATCGGCGTTTCTAAGTCCAAGGGCGGATCAGGGTTCGGTTCGCAGGACGACATGATTTTTGTGCCATTAACGACCGCCAAAGGCTATTTATCCGGAAGCGAGTACATTAGTACAATTTATATCCAATCCCAGGATCAGTCCGGTTTAACCGCAGTGCAAAATCAGGTTAATGATCTCTTGCTCCAGCGCCATAAAATATCTAACGCGGCTAATGCTGATTTCCAGATTTTAAACCAGGCCGACATCGTGGCAACGGCATCCTCGGTAACCGGAACTTTTACTATGCTTTTAGCCGCTATTGCCGGAATTTCCTTGATTGTGGGCGGAATCGGCATTATGAACATGATGCTTACTAACGTTACCGAGCGAACCCGGGAAATAGGACTGCGCAAAGCCATTGGCGCCAAAAGGAACGATATTTCCAATCAATTTTTAGCCGAAGCTATTATGCTTACTTTTATCGGCGGGGCTTTTGGGATTATTTTAGGCTGGCTTTTAGCCGCGATCGTTTCTAAATTCGCGAGCATCGCCACGTCGATTTCTCTGTCTTCCGTTCTTTTGGCTTTCGGCGTTTCGGCTGCCATCGGGATTATTTTCGGCTATTATCCGGCCCGGCGCGCCGCCAAACTGAATCCGATTGAGGCCTTGAGATATGAGTAA
- a CDS encoding cupin domain-containing protein, which produces MKGYVSNIEKLTLKNENFRQVLYTAKNSQLVLMSLDPGQDIGEEVHHLDQFLRVESGIGKAILNDAEYPIEDGSAIVVPAGVKHNILNTSNDKPMKLYTVYSPPEHRDKVMHVTKGEAMADDEHFDGKTTEYE; this is translated from the coding sequence ATGAAAGGCTATGTTTCCAACATCGAGAAACTAACTTTAAAAAATGAGAATTTTCGCCAAGTACTCTATACCGCGAAAAATTCCCAGCTGGTATTGATGAGCTTGGATCCAGGCCAGGATATCGGCGAAGAAGTCCATCATCTTGATCAATTTTTACGGGTCGAATCCGGTATTGGCAAAGCAATTTTAAACGACGCCGAATACCCGATTGAAGACGGTTCGGCGATTGTCGTTCCGGCCGGAGTAAAGCATAATATTTTAAATACCTCAAACGATAAGCCAATGAAGCTTTATACGGTTTATTCTCCTCCCGAGCACCGCGATAAGGTGATGCACGTGACAAAAGGAGAAGCTATGGCTGACGACGAGCATTTCGACGGCAAAACGACAGAGTACGAATAA
- a CDS encoding phosphodiester glycosidase family protein, with protein sequence MKCFWLFLSAALLILPLKLNAGPLGKELSGRILLNVEKNGEAWYVNPCNNNRYYLGRPTDAFRIMRELSLGITNERLAKIEPSERDKNIFIPGEKKVAGVKEAATSTPKTAVSASPVEPLASAPASAQTNDPAKSYDRQLTQSLAGKILLQVEGNGEAWYINPTDLKKYYLGRPTDAFRIMRELSLGITSENLAKIHKPGTAESINNYSQYEHKKVTAGSKIFTLDLITIDLTNPKLKIITDTANEANCKTNCPVKSLAKYALSSSAFAGINGSYFCDSGGCGYNSTFYPTFNTRLGVMINEDQLKYWTTGPMFVFDQNNKFYYFKDSREFGSVAGFEKNYGVKLQAAIGNKPRMIQDYMNYLIEWELDKKQLTQRSVHNALGYKENKIYLAVVYNSTFPEAAEVMQSLGLEYALNLDGGGSTALWYNDEYIVGPGRNVPNAIVFKEE encoded by the coding sequence ATGAAATGCTTTTGGTTATTTTTATCCGCGGCGCTTTTGATACTCCCGCTTAAATTAAACGCGGGGCCGCTGGGAAAAGAATTGTCCGGACGGATTCTTTTGAACGTGGAGAAAAACGGGGAAGCCTGGTACGTAAATCCATGCAACAATAACAGATATTATTTAGGCCGGCCGACAGACGCCTTCCGGATTATGCGCGAGCTTTCTTTGGGAATAACCAATGAACGCCTGGCGAAAATTGAACCTTCGGAAAGGGATAAAAATATTTTCATACCCGGAGAAAAGAAGGTGGCCGGAGTAAAAGAAGCGGCTACCTCGACTCCCAAAACGGCTGTAAGTGCAAGCCCGGTCGAGCCATTAGCCTCTGCGCCAGCTTCGGCGCAAACAAACGATCCGGCAAAAAGTTATGACCGCCAGCTAACCCAGAGCCTTGCGGGAAAAATTTTACTTCAAGTAGAAGGAAATGGAGAGGCCTGGTATATCAACCCGACAGATCTGAAAAAATATTATTTAGGCCGGCCGACAGACGCTTTCCGGATTATGCGCGAGCTTTCTTTGGGAATAACCAGTGAAAATTTGGCGAAGATCCACAAGCCGGGCACAGCTGAATCGATAAATAATTACAGCCAATACGAGCATAAAAAAGTGACGGCTGGCAGTAAGATATTTACGCTGGACCTTATTACCATAGATTTAACCAATCCTAAATTAAAAATAATTACTGATACGGCCAACGAAGCCAACTGCAAAACCAATTGCCCGGTAAAATCATTGGCTAAATACGCGCTCTCGTCCAGCGCCTTTGCCGGAATAAACGGATCATACTTTTGCGATTCCGGCGGATGCGGATATAATTCCACTTTTTACCCGACTTTCAATACGCGGCTCGGAGTCATGATTAACGAGGACCAGCTGAAATACTGGACGACCGGGCCGATGTTCGTCTTTGACCAGAACAACAAATTCTATTATTTTAAAGACAGCCGGGAATTTGGGAGCGTCGCTGGCTTCGAAAAAAACTACGGAGTAAAATTGCAGGCGGCCATCGGCAACAAGCCGAGGATGATTCAGGACTACATGAATTATCTAATTGAATGGGAGCTGGACAAAAAGCAGCTGACCCAGCGTTCGGTCCATAACGCTCTGGGTTATAAAGAAAATAAAATTTATCTGGCAGTCGTCTATAATTCCACCTTTCCGGAAGCCGCCGAGGTGATGCAGTCTCTTGGCCTGGAATACGCCTTAAACCTTGACGGAGGCGGTTCTACTGCCTTATGGTATAATGATGAATACATTGTCGGACCGGGCCGGAATGTCCCCAACGCCATTGTTTTCAAAGAAGAGTAG
- a CDS encoding RNA polymerase sigma factor: protein MLDLEQAGKLTDEELVIRSLENQENFLYLIQRYKLKIFNFIKRITNVPDEDAEDLLQDIFFKVYLNLNGFDADLKFSSWIYMIARNQVISSHRKLKARAEGYSYPLSDEIAQRLVSEFDLKKDMDNKIIKDNIEKILDGLNEKYRVALVLKFLEEKSYAEISDILKKPIGTVGSLLNKAKLEFKKELLRQDIKL, encoded by the coding sequence ATGCTGGATTTAGAACAAGCTGGCAAGTTAACTGACGAAGAGCTGGTAATCCGGTCCTTAGAAAACCAGGAGAATTTTTTATACCTCATTCAAAGATACAAGCTGAAAATTTTTAATTTTATCAAGCGTATAACCAATGTGCCGGATGAGGACGCCGAGGATCTGCTCCAGGACATTTTTTTTAAAGTTTACTTGAATCTAAATGGCTTTGACGCCGATTTAAAATTTTCGTCCTGGATTTATATGATCGCAAGAAACCAGGTAATTTCCAGCCATCGAAAATTGAAAGCCCGGGCCGAAGGCTATTCTTACCCGCTTTCGGATGAAATCGCGCAAAGGCTGGTTTCTGAATTTGACTTGAAGAAAGATATGGACAATAAGATTATAAAAGACAATATTGAAAAAATACTGGATGGCCTAAACGAAAAATACCGCGTGGCGCTGGTTTTAAAATTTTTGGAGGAAAAAAGCTACGCTGAAATCTCCGATATTTTGAAAAAACCAATCGGAACCGTCGGGTCGCTTTTAAATAAGGCAAAATTGGAATTTAAAAAAGAATTATTGAGGCAGGATATTAAATTATGA
- a CDS encoding ABC transporter ATP-binding protein, whose amino-acid sequence MLECVKINKIYNTGDVETHVLKDVSFKIDKGEFIAITGPSGSGKSTIMHIIGALDTPTNGQYLLEGQDVSKLTDEELAEIRKNKIGFVFQAFNLLARSTVLRNVILPLVYAEVPGDKREEMAKKALLSAGLEENRWSHLTNQLSGGQMQRVAIARALVNNPSIILADEPTGNLDTKTGEIVLKTFRELNEREGHTIILITHEREVAAHANRIISIRDGVIVEDKKSHNAQ is encoded by the coding sequence ATGCTGGAATGCGTAAAAATCAATAAAATATACAATACCGGCGATGTGGAGACGCACGTATTAAAAGATGTGTCGTTTAAGATTGACAAAGGTGAATTCATTGCCATTACCGGCCCTTCGGGTTCGGGAAAATCCACAATCATGCATATTATCGGCGCTTTGGATACCCCAACCAACGGCCAATATCTTTTAGAAGGCCAGGATGTATCAAAACTCACTGACGAGGAACTGGCGGAGATTAGGAAAAATAAAATCGGCTTTGTTTTCCAAGCGTTTAATTTGCTCGCGCGATCAACCGTTCTGCGGAACGTCATACTGCCATTAGTCTACGCCGAAGTGCCCGGCGATAAAAGGGAAGAGATGGCAAAAAAGGCTTTGCTTTCGGCCGGCCTCGAAGAAAACCGCTGGTCGCATTTAACCAACCAGTTATCCGGCGGGCAAATGCAAAGGGTAGCCATTGCCCGAGCGCTAGTCAATAACCCATCCATAATTTTAGCCGATGAGCCGACCGGAAATCTTGACACCAAGACCGGCGAAATAGTATTAAAAACTTTCCGGGAACTAAATGAAAGGGAAGGCCACACTATTATTTTAATTACCCATGAGCGGGAAGTGGCGGCGCACGCCAACCGGATAATTTCCATCCGGGACGGAGTGATCGTCGAAGATAAAAAATCTCATAACGCCCAATAG
- a CDS encoding cupredoxin domain-containing protein, translating into MNNKILISAVIIVIIIVGGLAYIYSQPTNDAANNPPSNSTDNTGGNVQKVTVSGTDFRFSPSEIRVKNGQQVKITFTNNGQFPHDWKVDEFSAVTPTAQPGETTEVTFTPNQTGTFQYYCAVPGHKDRGMVGNFIVE; encoded by the coding sequence ATGAACAACAAAATTTTAATTTCCGCGGTTATTATCGTGATAATTATTGTTGGCGGGCTGGCCTATATCTATAGCCAGCCGACAAATGACGCCGCGAATAACCCGCCCTCTAATTCGACGGATAACACCGGTGGAAATGTCCAAAAAGTAACAGTGTCAGGAACTGACTTTAGATTCTCGCCCAGTGAAATCAGGGTTAAGAACGGCCAGCAGGTAAAGATAACCTTTACCAACAACGGACAATTTCCGCACGACTGGAAAGTTGATGAGTTCAGCGCAGTTACCCCGACGGCCCAGCCGGGAGAAACAACGGAAGTAACTTTCACGCCTAACCAAACCGGAACCTTCCAGTATTATTGCGCCGTTCCCGGCCATAAAGATAGGGGCATGGTCGGAAATTTTATAGTAGAATAA